A window of the Butyricimonas virosa genome harbors these coding sequences:
- a CDS encoding zinc-dependent metalloprotease: protein MKVLNVYLLLWVTLLFVCPVAAQQDVKPMTYEQFKEQKDLQADKGFYTVYRLNDQYYLEIPTEGLGKEVLVTTQVAHGMAAFVSEASGVIRFSEGRNNTVQVVRNRLTDVSADSTDVCMMMALKKSGLVPIDYTFPIVARGEDGKSVIIELTGELNNPGSGLFNVSSYHWLSHPDPSRSGVDGWRMLDKGVVFSVTRGQSDYQSNPQTQEGRDIAARYILEMVIQQLPGDRMKQRISHPAYGFETIGVTEYDTKRYVAQKREYIRKWNLTASAKEIKKQKRGIAIEPERQICVYIDPVTPAPFAESIKNGVKQWEKAFEAAGWKNVFRFSSDAKDASLSYRTILFRWGSAYNGIYSSVIDNPVTGEILCARVNVMDVAADELLGMYFLQCGLLDGRIRKDLHSLAVRQDVLTAQVASAFAEVLKMKPNKAGYTVFTPANIRSEKWLNRYGITASITSGVTFNYLAQPGDGVSVKNLFPRVSVYDYDAIKYAYGNSDALPSMRGAFYAPEDKGDPYAQDGFLSNDILNASIQGVEAVKEIYLRLSEWINQLPDDQNTWKNVSDFTVKAQALFQTYLTQMVKLVGGRSVRPIIKGVNETRVTYMPREQQEEALNYLESAIFGEFPEWVRVKELDQSGVFDTDQMMVGLAEALLRHFMNKEVMESLVAGERRLGEKAFTARELFAYLDRVVFENFDPNKAVSTYKRGVQACFVSEFARFMAQNNISFGLSNGANGVYHAYFVELARKVKDLSEKHQDPSTRSNYQVMLLRMNREYFDKQ from the coding sequence ATGAAAGTATTGAATGTATATTTGTTACTGTGGGTGACTTTGTTGTTTGTTTGTCCGGTTGCAGCACAACAGGATGTAAAGCCCATGACTTACGAACAATTTAAGGAACAGAAAGATTTACAAGCAGATAAAGGTTTTTACACGGTTTATCGTTTGAATGATCAGTATTATTTGGAAATCCCGACAGAGGGACTGGGTAAAGAGGTGTTGGTCACCACGCAGGTTGCTCATGGTATGGCTGCCTTTGTTTCCGAGGCTTCCGGGGTGATCCGGTTCTCGGAAGGGCGGAATAACACGGTGCAGGTGGTGCGTAATCGCTTGACGGACGTGTCGGCAGATTCCACGGACGTGTGTATGATGATGGCCTTGAAAAAGTCGGGGTTAGTCCCGATAGATTATACCTTCCCGATCGTGGCCCGGGGAGAGGACGGCAAATCTGTCATCATCGAGTTGACGGGGGAATTGAATAATCCGGGGAGCGGGTTGTTTAATGTAAGTTCATATCATTGGCTGAGTCATCCGGATCCTTCCCGTTCCGGGGTGGACGGTTGGCGAATGCTCGATAAAGGCGTTGTATTTTCAGTGACCCGCGGACAGTCGGATTATCAATCGAATCCACAAACTCAAGAAGGACGGGATATCGCTGCTAGGTATATTCTGGAGATGGTGATACAACAACTTCCGGGGGACAGGATGAAGCAGAGAATCAGTCATCCGGCTTACGGGTTCGAGACGATAGGGGTTACGGAGTATGATACCAAAAGGTACGTGGCTCAAAAGAGAGAATATATCCGGAAATGGAATCTGACAGCTTCCGCGAAAGAGATAAAGAAGCAGAAAAGAGGGATAGCGATCGAACCGGAAAGACAGATTTGCGTGTATATTGATCCGGTGACCCCGGCTCCTTTCGCGGAGAGTATTAAAAATGGCGTGAAACAGTGGGAAAAGGCTTTTGAGGCTGCCGGTTGGAAGAATGTCTTCCGTTTTAGTTCGGACGCAAAAGATGCTTCTTTGAGTTACCGGACGATCTTGTTTCGTTGGGGAAGCGCTTACAATGGTATATACTCTTCCGTGATCGACAATCCGGTGACCGGGGAGATATTATGCGCCCGGGTGAACGTGATGGACGTGGCGGCAGATGAGTTGCTGGGAATGTATTTCCTGCAATGTGGTTTGCTGGACGGGAGGATCAGGAAAGATTTGCATAGTCTGGCAGTCCGGCAGGATGTGTTAACGGCACAAGTGGCATCGGCTTTTGCCGAAGTATTGAAGATGAAGCCAAACAAAGCCGGGTATACGGTTTTCACGCCAGCGAATATTCGTTCGGAAAAGTGGCTGAACCGTTACGGGATAACGGCCTCCATAACTTCGGGCGTGACGTTTAATTACCTGGCCCAACCGGGAGACGGGGTGAGCGTGAAGAATCTTTTTCCCCGGGTGTCTGTTTATGATTACGATGCTATCAAGTATGCCTATGGGAATAGCGACGCTTTACCTTCTATGCGGGGGGCTTTTTACGCTCCGGAAGATAAAGGAGATCCTTATGCTCAGGATGGTTTCTTGTCAAATGATATATTAAATGCAAGTATACAGGGTGTTGAGGCGGTGAAGGAGATTTACCTGCGATTGAGCGAGTGGATAAACCAATTGCCCGATGATCAGAACACGTGGAAGAACGTGTCGGATTTCACGGTGAAAGCGCAGGCTTTATTTCAAACGTATCTTACTCAAATGGTGAAATTAGTCGGGGGACGTTCCGTGCGGCCGATTATTAAAGGGGTGAATGAAACACGGGTGACTTACATGCCCCGGGAGCAACAGGAAGAGGCTCTGAACTACTTGGAATCGGCTATCTTTGGAGAATTCCCGGAGTGGGTGCGGGTGAAAGAACTGGATCAGTCCGGGGTTTTCGATACGGATCAGATGATGGTTGGGTTGGCTGAAGCCTTGTTAAGGCATTTTATGAATAAGGAGGTGATGGAATCGCTTGTTGCCGGGGAGAGACGATTAGGGGAGAAGGCTTTTACGGCTAGGGAGTTGTTTGCTTACCTGGATCGGGTTGTCTTCGAGAATTTTGATCCGAATAAGGCCGTGTCTACTTATAAACGGGGAGTTCAGGCTTGTTTCGTTTCGGAGTTTGCCCGTTTTATGGCTCAAAATAATATATCTTTCGGGCTATCGAACGGGGCTAACGGGGTATATCATGCTTATTTCGTGGAACTTGCCCGCAAGGTGAAGGATTTAAGCGAGAAACATCAGGACCCGTCAACCCGGAGTAATTATCAAGTGATGTTATTGAGAATGA